A window of Pseudochaenichthys georgianus chromosome 19, fPseGeo1.2, whole genome shotgun sequence genomic DNA:
GACAGATTAAACTGATCAAAGTCTCAATAACAAAAGCTTTGAAAACATAATAGCAGGGAGTGTATCGTGAATGATGTTCTCATTCAACCTCTAACTGTATTTAAAAGCTAAATGAACTTGGCTCTCTGTGCTAGAAATCAGAATCACAAACAGGTTTGTTGCtaagtaggtttacacatacgaggaatttacCTTGAAGTATAAGGTGCATATAAAAACACAGTTAACGAAGATAAAAAGTAAGAAAAACAACCAAAgaaataataaaaactattgTACGCTAAGATATATAACTGATTTTTAACTGAAATTAATCTGGATATACCAAAAAACAACATACAGTAAACTATGGCAAAGTACTCAGAATAATGAAATCAAATATGTGCAGATTGTTATGGAAAGCTGTGTTGATGCCGAGAGCTTGTGTACAAATGTGCAACTCAAGGACACTTCCATTCAAAAGGAAACGCCAGAAAACAGTGGTAATACATTAACTTGTGTTAAACATGACAAACTTCATACAAAGTCACCAAGTAAACATTTCTAATTCAAAAACCCCGACAGAGGAAATGTGCTGGTCGGAAGCACGTTTACAACAACAGCTGTTCCCTCCCACCTGCTCTGGCTCACGTTGGCTAACAGACGGCTGCTAGGCCTTTACACGCAGCGTCTCTAAACCGCACCAAAACTCGCTTTAAACCCCTCTTTTACTCATTGTTAGAGACAGGAAAGCGATTAAAAACTCACCATTCACACCAAAAGCAGGAACAGAATGACTGATTAGCAGCAAGAGGCTATCGAAGCTACGAACACCATGGAAACAGCGACCGTTACACATAGCTAGCAACGGAGCTAGCTACCACTACGTGCGGTAGTATCGATGCTAACCAAGGAAGTACGACAGCCGTTGAAGCCAATTTTGTGAATGGCTGTAGTGGCCAAACGGTTTTACTACAACTCCCGTGACGTCATTTTGGCTCAAAAAGACTTCCCCCCCCCGATTGACCAATACACTTTGCAATTCCTGCAGATTGAttgtcacaataatatcctAACTGGGGATACATTAAGTATCTATCTATTTCTCTATTAATGTCACTGAGCCCAGCGCGGGAGATCGGATGAAGGGCTTAAGGGGAAACCtcaactgcgcatgctcagtggGCAAAAGGCCCCGGATGATCCTGGTTCTTTCTACAGCTACAGTCGCTTCATTTTGTGCTTCAATGCGCCACTACCATAGGAATGAACTGAGATCCGCCTCCAACGCTGTTTCCAGTCGTCTTTATACAGCCATGATGCTAACGGTGCTAGCTAGTTCGTCACGGTGAAAGCTGAGCAACGGCGGGAAATAACCGCGGGAAATAACGTAAATAAATACTATAAACTCATAATAGCACTTTTTTGTTTACAACGCGTTGACCGGGGTAACTGGAGGTCTAAGTAACCTAAAAAGGAGGGGCTCGACACTGGTGGTAGTGGTGCTTCTCTCTCCGACATGACAGAGAACCGGTCTAAGGCTACTACAACTAATCCGAGCCACTCAGGTGTACAGAAATAACACAGCTGCAAGGTTAAAGTAGCACTGAATCGTAAAATCAACTAACCACTCACCTGGAATCTGTTATGAATACGTTAGTAGCGGTTGTAAATCCATTCCTTATTTCCAGCGGGTGTCCGGCGGTGAACAATGACGTAGCTAATTGCCCACGGGTACATCCGGGTACCTGAAATGAAACGAGATCTCCCATTGGTCCAATCGGCCATTCCTCTGAGATGGAACGTCTTTTGGGAAGATCCGTCGCATGTACACCATAAAGCATCTTTTTGTACACTCCTATGACCTTTGTGTAGTATAATGTATAATAAATATGCACTTTATATCcattaaaatgtaaaataagtgGTTTTAGAATAACTACGTTGCCATAAGCGGCAGAAAGTGACAGCAGCATTTAATTTATCCATGCTGAAATGACCATTTTAAGGAATGTTTATGCAGTACCCAATGTAGGCCACaatatttatacttttaaaagttGTCAACATAAAACTGAGCATTCCCATGGTCCAAAAACTCAACCTTTTAACCACCAtaaaccacatgtacaggtctCAGAACAAAGACATGTGTCTgaacattgaaataaatgtgCCCTGTCaccatgaaaaataaaaatggaaaGGTTTAACGTGTCCatacatgttttaatttgcTGACAATGTGCAGAATCTTCTTCAGGATCAAGAAGCTGCACAAAATCATGACGCACATTGTCAATTCTGCTTATAGGTCACTTTTTCAATTTGTTATAAGTGTACCCCTTCCAAAGCAACATCTCAAATGATCAGAAATAACATACTTCTTCCCAGACATCCCGCATGATATAGCAGCAgtagtttgtattgaacagctacattaaaataaataattgcaCCATTAGATTCAGGTGTACAAGACACACTcaaatgctcactcacacacacacgcacacacactctctctctctctgccactTGTACCAAGCGAGCAAAACATGGTAGAGCAGTGGGTGAATAAATCCATTTTTGATAGTCTTTGAGGCAATTACTCTTTAAGCATTAGGACTTGACCGACTCAGAGGAGTCTGAGCTCTGAAGCCGACTGATCTGTCTCCTCAGCTGCAtgatctcctcctcctgctcttcAACCCTTCTCTGCAGACCATGAATCACCTGAAGAGGAAAAATAAAAGTTTGCGTTGTAGTTATTATTAGGATTATTGCATTTTGGAAGCACAATAAGTTACCAGAAGGTTACTATGTTTCAAAATATCCCAACATACTATGTCTTTACTGCAGAAGAGTTCACTCTGTAGAAGCTCGGTGGCTGTGGGCCGAACAGCTGGCTCTTTACTCGTCAGCTTCATGATGTTTTTACTCAGATCCGGCCATCTCTGGCAGAAGGAGTCTGGGATTTTCCCCTCTCTCAGGTCCCCGAGGGTCCCGACGCGCTCCATCTCGGTCCCAAAGGGCTGGAAAAGCTCCAGAGCCAGGACTCCGATGCTGTACATGTCTGACTGAGGGAGCAACAGCACAATAACCTTTAAATGTACAGCtgtaaaaaaaattacattagaaTTAAAAATGATAattaaatgaagctcagcgtaagttctttcaggaagactgggatCCATTCACACTAAATGTCTTGAAAGCATGTCCAATACTTTACAAACTTCATCCCCttttatttcaatcaggagagacttcattttgtttaaagaacatttattgacacatgtcatatgataaatgttataatcagctcatcacacGCTTTCTGTTAAGCTATTACATTCACCTCAATCTCAGCAGCCAATCAtcgtgctgcagccaaactttaaaatggttctcctctctcctgcagtcagccacctcctccccatccacctCCTTTCATCATATCCAGTGCCAGGAGAGCTAATCCAAAGACCTCATCACATCCCCTCTTCATCCcatctcctcatcaaatccagatcttcagcatcatcaccggtgtctagaccccggggggttccCTATATGCTCACGGCTGCATTTCCCCCTTTCGATATACGATTTCAGGATCGGGGTCTAATCGCCAAAGACTTAACATTTATCATATGACATGTGTCAATACATGTTCTTTAaacaaaatgaagtctctcctgattgaaataaaaGGGGATGAAGTTTGTAAAGTATAGGACATGCTTTCAGCCCACTTTACAAGACATTTCTGAAATGATAAAGGATATCTATTTAGTAGAGAAATGTACCTTTTCTTAAAAAGGCAATAATCAAGCAGATGTTCTTATTATTTAAAAAGGTGTAAAAAATCAACTAAATTATTTAATAATCATtgttatttacattttatcaACAAATGTGAGGTTTTACTTACATACTGTCTTTATTAAAGAATGTTCGCAAATTGTATTTTTTCTCTTTTGTAGTGGTTGCTTGTTAATTCATCACTTTCTTTGGCCTAAAAATGTGCAATATCCATACATGAGTTATAATACGAAATGACTTAAGCttgttttgtttgtattttattCCGTGGCTTTTTATTTGATTGTATGTGTTTCGGTTGCATTGCAGATCAATgctaatgctttattttttatcAAGCGCTTTGCCATGTGTTGctaatgtgctatataaataaacttgtccTGCCTTGCTCAAGAAAGTCCTTTGGTAGTAAAAcagattctttttttaaacacttAATTAAAAATAACAGTGGCAAAATATTATATCACGTAAGTATGTGACATTTTACACGAATAAAGTATTCATCATACGTTTtttaatatgaatatgtttaccTTTGAATCATAATGGGAGCCCCTCAGTTGTTCTGGTGCAGCATACACAAAGGTACCGACACCTGTGGTATGTGAGGAATCTGCAAAAATACATCAGAAAGTGTGACTTTAAAGCATAGAGCGCCATCTAGTGGTGATAATGTGAAGTACTGTGTTGTGAAACTAAAAAAACAATTTAATAATAGGTGAATTATTACCAGTGGTGGGAGAGGTGGAGCTCTTATGGCCGTCCATGAGGATGTCCTTACAGGCCAGGCCAAAGTCCCCAATACGAACATGGCGGTCACGACCATGGAGGAAAATGTTTCTCGGCTGCGGACAAGAGACATTAGAATAAGTAAACGGGTACAAAAAACAgtggtggaataagtactcagagatgtgttattaaaggtggggtaggtcattttggagaaaccagctcgagtgcgctagaatttgaaaatacacagccggaaaaaatctgccactacagagcccctcctccaacacacacgaacgcgcacatgaccaatgagggcacgagataaatttgtgcacgagatggaaggctgacaggcaggtaggccaaggTCAAAGCACTTAACCTGTGAAGCCCCAAGGACCCCCTCGTCGGGTCCTTTTTTTcatgacactgtgtctcaggggatcttaatatttaagaacctattaatgtgttataccagattaccGGGAATAATCTGAGCtaattgacgatacaaaccatttgttttgttttcaggGTTTTACCAttcctatcgggatgttaagagcattccatggaatataacaaaaagtgtatctcaagccggtttctcaaacttacctaccccacctttaagtaatagTAGCAATACTACATTGTAAAGTACTTTGttaaaagtaaaagtcctgcattcaaaatcttacttCAGTAAAAGAACAGAAGTttcagcatcaaaatatacttaaagtaccaaaagtgaaAGTACTCCCGTTTCAGAATCGTATATTGAGTTACTTTTGATTATTCATGTGTTTTCATCACAACTAAATGTAGAGCTAATTGTAATAACTTATATTATACTGCTGCTGTATATCTTAACCTACCAATATGTGTCATGTTGATTTAATAATTAATTAAGCTGTTAAAATAAACCTAAAAAGTAAATAGTAACAAAAGCTGTAagataaatgtagtatagtaaCATATTGGCTTCTTAAATGTAGAAGCCAATAGAAGTAAAACAAATGTACTTACTAAagtaaagtaaaaaataaagtagCATAAACTGAGAATACtcagtacaagtacctcaaaagtaCAGTAcccgagtaaatgtactttgttactaTGCACCACTGACAAAACTAACTTTATCTGTTTTTGCATGTGAGATCTTTTATACAACATATTACACGcagaaataaaacatttcaGGGTTTCAGAGGGAGAACTGACTCAGAAACTAGTTACTATATTAAAATTCGGACAAATTGTACTTATTAATTGACAGACTGAAGAGCGTGTACACCTTTGCATTGCTAAAAGGAACAAGAACAAACTGTAAATAACTCAGAAGGGTGTCACCACCAGTCCCCACAATTGGCCCTGCACGCATCAGGAAGTTATCAGTTAAAGGACTGgcgtatctatagccagttgagtagcacttgaaatgcttggctctatgaaaccttcttatatgattctgttttcttcaaggttgtgtcttcctggtcgaatgtacttattgtaagtctctttggataaaagcatcagctaaatgcaatgcaatgtaatgtaatgtaatcagtAGTGACAGGAAGGCCTCACACCAAACTTATTAACACTCAAACCGACATGATGAAATCGAAACACAGGAAACAGAAGTAGCTTTTACATTTCCTCTACAGAGAGAGCATAATTAACTGACGAAATAGAAAATGAATGGCTGCACCGACGAACAAGAATAACCAGCCTTTAAAGACAACACACCTCCTGAAggactgaacacacacagaagCTGTAGTGCCTGGTCATGttggaggagagggagaaacaTGAGGAAAGGAGCAGTCAAGTTTCCCAACAATAAATTCTAAACGGCAATTCTGGATGAAGATTGAGGACGTATAGAGGACATGTCGAATAAATATTGGGGATGCTTTCTCCCAACGATAGAAGATCTCTGGAAGGTAAATGCAACCATTTTCCCAACATTTTTGAAGCAAGTAAATATAAGTTTCAAACTATCACGTGTACAGAAAAGAGCGTAACATATATCTAACAATATCTCCAAATTGTTTACAAATAACAACACGCATAAAGACAGCGATAACCATAAGAAACGTAATGATTTCTAACAGTTGGCACGTCTTAAAGCTCCAATTTGATCATTACTTTGTACAGAAAAAAGGAAGAAATTCTTGCACATATTTGTAATTTCCAGTGTTCTTGTCTTGTCTCGTCCTGCCTCAGGGCCTCTCTACTCTTCCCCTTCACCTGGCTGCAACTTACAGGAGAGCAGCGAGCCTGCAGAGCCTGCTGACAGCAGGAGAAgaccctgaaataaggtctgcacaaacacacagctaGCCAAGTACTTCAAGTATTATAGGACTGGTTCTTTCACAACATGTTTAAACTGTGATATTTTTGATAAATGATCATGAGTTATATCCTCGAATAGTCTGGTAGGTTCAGAAAAGGATATCACTTTAGTGCTATGACGCTTTGCATGCTTTAgtttaaaacaacaaaaaagacacTATTGGGACATTATGATACCAGACATCTAAGACGCTAGTCTCATACCCCGATATATTGATATACTGCCCAGCCCTTACACactaacacaaaacaacacaccCACATACACTAAAGAGTAACATTAGGTTGCCTCTTATAATAAATCATAACTTAACTGGAGTTTCATTTTTGGCGACTTCCTGTTACAGATGATTGACACCTATCAAAGACACCCATGTCACTGGTTCCTTATATTGTTATTTAAAAAAGCACCAGCTTtactctctcttcctctgcagGGACCAGCTCGGTCGGACTACTCTGCATTTAGTGATCGCCAGTTGGCCGAGCATCAGCCCAAAACCAGGCTCCAGGTTCCAGGCGGCTGTGAgcggagagaggagaggggcaGAAGCCTGTCTGCGGCTCCTCTGTGAACACGGGGTTAACCTCAATGCAGAGGTGAAACATGTTCACAAAACAGATCAATGTTCTACATCTTTTTGTAGAAATCTACAGGGATATAATGGAAGTTTTGAAGTTAGGTAGGTACCTTTCAATAGTCATTGTAGTACCTGCActagatcagaatcagaaacaggtttattaccaggtaggtttacacgtacgaggaatttgacttggtgtcatggtgcataaaaacaagaatacaaaacacagatagagaattagaaacatataaaaaataataaaagatatagtaaaatataatataacagtatttacattgcATTGCAATGGAATGAGTGGAGGATGCCGTCTAGTTTGGAAAAACAGGCAAGACGACAGGCATGGAGGAAAAATAAACGTACTGCTGTGGACGGGACCaattatataattaaatatcaGTTCAAGTGAATGTATTACGATCCATATTAGTTTTCCCCGTTTTATTTTGTCCCGTAAACATCTGTctctggtttcctgttttattttgaaaagtgttgaaGGAGTTTGATTCAACCAACGGGttactgcatttgggtcctacacACCTTGCCTTAACCATGCTGTCTGACAGACCTTTCTGATAGGGAACTGAATCCATTATATGTTATATTATTATACTGGTCTAAGCTTTCTTTAAAACGTGTTGCCCACGCTGTGTCTCTTGTGTCTCCCTGTAGGTGGAGGGGAGTCAGCAGACAGCTctccacctgtctgtccgctacACGGCTCTGTCTGCGGTCCACATCCTGTCCTGCTGTGGAGCGGATGTGAACGCTGTGGACAGCAGTGGGATGACGGCCCTACATATGGCTGCTGGGATCCTCCATAAGGACATTATGGTCAGCTTGATCAAGGAGGGAGCAGATTTGAGCATGGTGCGTATATacgattttttaaataaatgctgCATTCATTTGACATTTTACTGCTGCTGATATGAAAGGTTTTGCTAATGTTAACTTCTTTATATAATGTTCGGTAGTTTATTAGTAGCAATGCATCATGTTCTATCATCTACTTTGGATCATCATGTGTTTGTTGTTTTGTCGTAGTCCTGGgaaaaccaaatatctctcttcTTAAAAAAACATCCCGGTTTTCAGCTTTTGCTGCATTTTCCATCTCATCCCAGAAACAATGTATTTAGATTGTGAAGTATAATAATTTTCTCTACACATAAAGCATCACTTCATTCTTCAGTTAATCATAACTTATCTGGAAATACATGGTTTTTAACTGGGCAGGAAAACTGTCatctgaaaagtaactaaaaccaaaataaaaaaatgcgaATGGAATGAGAGATTGTACTTAAGATCTTGAGTTACCtcagtacttattccacttttgcTCCTACATCAAATTGACTCAGATTCTTGATTACTTTCAGGGGGTGAAGCCCTCTGGGAACACTGCTCTGCACCTGGCTGTTGTATCGATGGCTCTGAAAGCCTTTAAAACCCTGCAGGACGACACCAGCTGCATCTCTGAGCTGCTGGAGCGGGGGGCCGAGGTCAACGCGGTGAACAACGCTGGGATGACACCTTTGCACGAGGCGTGCAGCATGGGAAACACAGAGCTGGTGGAGCTGCTGCTCAGGTACGGAGCTAACATCAACCAGCTGAGCAGAGCCGGGGAGAGCTGTCTGTTCCTGTTCCTGAACCACAGGCTGAATGTAAGGAAGAACTCTCTACTCATTAAACTCCTCAGCCTGACTTCCCCGCTCACTTTCTACAACCACAACAACAGCCTTCCCCTCACCTTGACGCGACCTTGCTTCTTCAAACAAAGAGACCAGCTGCTAAAACTCACTCAGCAGCCAAGGAGACTTCAAGACATTTGCAAGAGGGACATTTATCTAAAACATGTCCAAGGCACGAGAGAAGAGTTGGGGAAAATCCTGCCAGTGAAACTATATGACTTTGTTTTCAACTACTGGGAGGATTTACACATTTCCTTTGTGACAGACGGCGACCAGGACTCTTTTAATGACTTGTTACACATTGCTCCAAGTTGATACCTGTGCAAATTACTGCCACAGATATACCTCAAACATATGCTGAAATAAAATCTATCAAAGCACCTTACCTTCAGGTCTCTGTGCATGATTCCTCTGGAGTGAATGTACTCCACTCCTTCAAGTATCTTCCTCAACAGGCtgagtgtgtgttctgtgtcaACACATCCATAAGGACCTGGAAATACAAAGAGCGATTTATTGTATTTGTAATAACCTGTAATGTATAATAACACAATTTCTCTATGtacaatatgtgtttacatcttGAGGTTTGTTCTTCTTTGGGCTTGGTGTTCCTCTCGGAGATCCAGTCCTTCAGAGAGTGCTCACACAGCTGCATCTGGATGTAGAGCATCAGGTGGAACTGGCCCTGCAGACATAAATATTACAGAAAAACTTAACATCGCTTTTCAGTTTTTTTTCCTAAAGGAtgaagaaaaaaataaatattttttacTACAATAATTGCATTTTCTTATCCTTCCAACCTTTGCAGCTCCTTCAGTGACAGGTAGCTTCACCCCTCTACTAATGTGCAATATACACATATGTGCAATTTACACTTCACTTGTTTACAATATATTCATTAACGTCTCTTTAAATACTTttatattagggctgcacgatatatcgtgttattgttttttattttttaggaCGTAGTTttaagtaggcaaattaactcaaacacgtcatgttgcaattattttgctgcttgctacaaaaggaaaactcgcgcggctctcatgtcaggggtacttcagtgagcacagcaaaccaccaatcacagtcaaatctccaaagcaaacggaccccgttgaataaagtagtttcatgtgtttctccagggcagttcggcgctgctaaccgagctagctcagcttgttgctcggAAAtattcggatttccaaagggaggttctgtgaataaattaaaaatcaagaaccgaaagaattgaactattcatatcttagactgcactgtaacttttatcttttaatgtttattttattagcttttctttttaatgactgattttaaatgccattttcttaatgtctttcattttttgtttttcttttaatgtttcttttattatcttttattgtttttaaatgcctttgtctgaatgtctttcatttttgtaaagcaccttgaattgcctggtgctgaaaggtgctatataaataaacttgccttgccttgccttgataacttaagatccagacgtccgtgactaaaatccttcatccggttaaatatagttaaaaaaataccaattgtatagcattaaagtccaaaagaaaggatggtttgcggtcttttcttcaattcctgtattttttcatatcgcaggtcagttttttccaatatcgtgcagccctactttaTATGCTCACTTACTTGTTAACATAATGCTACTTTATTTTTCACCATGGTATACTTATTGTTTATATTCTTAATAATGTGTGCCTATTTCTTTATTTAATTTGCAGTCCATTCTTCTTCCTTTTGCATTTTTTTATCTGAACTGTGTGacaccagtcacctctgtggaaacattggtataactgccttttttaatttatatttgagtGCTGTATGTCCTTTTAAACAATTGACCTTGAGTCTCTTCAATTAAGCTGATGACGATGATGTACATTGTCCACTGAGGGACAACAAAATACTTTCTGATTATCATATCTCTGATAGCTGTAAGCCTCATAAAGCACAGACCTCTTTAGGAGGCTTGGTGGGGCGCAGGTCGGCCCACTGCTGGAACTCCTGGTCGTAGCAGGAGTTGTTGTTCAGCTCGATGCTGCTCCTGTTGGACCCGTCCTCCAACAGAGCCGAGCTGCTCATGGCGGGACATTTGGAGCTCTTCGGGGTTGCTCGCTGTCCCAGGAACACACAGGGGACGTAGTTATTGGGAACCCGCCGCATCGTCTTGGGACAAACCACCTGACCTGTCTCTGGTGTCGGGACTAACGCTGTGAAGGGATTGGTCTCTCTTGGCGGTTCTTTGGCATCTGAGTCTGTAGATGCTTGACTCCGGCTCTGGAAAATGATTGATGAGGAGACGCTGCTGCTGTAAGAACTCTGATCAGAGCTGTGCAGGAAAGAGCAAAGATAGATTTAGTGTTATTGGACCAAATAAAAGATGATAAAGGATCTCCATGACCtgagaaaaatagtgttttttcTTTGGATTTAGTGATCACATGTTCAAAATATCGCCTGCCAAGGTCATTTCTGCCAATAAGGGTATTTCATGCTATTTCTTTAAAGGAATAatcaaaacgttttttaaaggaATAATTCACCCCTAAAATTATTGTTTGTAAGTACATTTCTAACAACTTGTTAAGTtagtatttttaattaaaataaatcggacagtataaacaaggtctcatAAACTAGCATTATAATCCATTCGAGTACTGTCAATGCAAGTTAAA
This region includes:
- the eif2ak1 gene encoding eukaryotic translation initiation factor 2-alpha kinase 1 isoform X1; the protein is MYSSSSEGLLRSEDCSGSSHFWIMQRHEVDSNVSLLNMASEEDDEVQFDTSDTDNNREVLMAGRHYPSVQEFASAIPNHLLLGSLLEHLCFVYETNPARSRTLFKVIGQRLAALNLLSPLAISDEFSTVRLQHNRAFTELLHAASSSLYPPGQQGLGSNTHNPAVRPKEGLFQAQTSRYLSEFEEMLRLGKGTYGNVFKVTNKLDGQYYAVKKILIKKVSKDDCMKVLREVKMLSSLLHVNVVGYHTAWMEHVQPAAYPASLLPALESPEQNDSSDQSSYSSSVSSSIIFQSRSQASTDSDAKEPPRETNPFTALVPTPETGQVVCPKTMRRVPNNYVPCVFLGQRATPKSSKCPAMSSSALLEDGSNRSSIELNNNSCYDQEFQQWADLRPTKPPKEGQFHLMLYIQMQLCEHSLKDWISERNTKPKEEQTSRCPYGCVDTEHTLSLLRKILEGVEYIHSRGIMHRDLKPRNIFLHGRDRHVRIGDFGLACKDILMDGHKSSTSPTTDSSHTTGVGTFVYAAPEQLRGSHYDSKSDMYSIGVLALELFQPFGTEMERVGTLGDLREGKIPDSFCQRWPDLSKNIMKLTSKEPAVRPTATELLQSELFCSKDIVIHGLQRRVEEQEEEIMQLRRQISRLQSSDSSESVKS
- the eif2ak1 gene encoding eukaryotic translation initiation factor 2-alpha kinase 1 isoform X2 yields the protein MDREDLVEMIAKFIEEASDTDNNREVLMAGRHYPSVQEFASAIPNHLLLGSLLEHLCFVYETNPARSRTLFKVIGQRLAALNLLSPLAISDEFSTVRLQHNRAFTELLHAASSSLYPPGQQGLGSNTHNPAVRPKEGLFQAQTSRYLSEFEEMLRLGKGTYGNVFKVTNKLDGQYYAVKKILIKKVSKDDCMKVLREVKMLSSLLHVNVVGYHTAWMEHVQPAAYPASLLPALESPEQNDSSDQSSYSSSVSSSIIFQSRSQASTDSDAKEPPRETNPFTALVPTPETGQVVCPKTMRRVPNNYVPCVFLGQRATPKSSKCPAMSSSALLEDGSNRSSIELNNNSCYDQEFQQWADLRPTKPPKEGQFHLMLYIQMQLCEHSLKDWISERNTKPKEEQTSRCPYGCVDTEHTLSLLRKILEGVEYIHSRGIMHRDLKPRNIFLHGRDRHVRIGDFGLACKDILMDGHKSSTSPTTDSSHTTGVGTFVYAAPEQLRGSHYDSKSDMYSIGVLALELFQPFGTEMERVGTLGDLREGKIPDSFCQRWPDLSKNIMKLTSKEPAVRPTATELLQSELFCSKDIVIHGLQRRVEEQEEEIMQLRRQISRLQSSDSSESVKS
- the LOC117464308 gene encoding ankyrin repeat domain-containing protein 61-like, with product MSNKYWGCFLPTIEDLWKGLSTLPLHLAATYRRAASLQSLLTAGEDPEIRDQLGRTTLHLVIASWPSISPKPGSRFQAAVSGERRGAEACLRLLCEHGVNLNAEVEGSQQTALHLSVRYTALSAVHILSCCGADVNAVDSSGMTALHMAAGILHKDIMVSLIKEGADLSMGVKPSGNTALHLAVVSMALKAFKTLQDDTSCISELLERGAEVNAVNNAGMTPLHEACSMGNTELVELLLRYGANINQLSRAGESCLFLFLNHRLNVRKNSLLIKLLSLTSPLTFYNHNNSLPLTLTRPCFFKQRDQLLKLTQQPRRLQDICKRDIYLKHVQGTREELGKILPVKLYDFVFNYWEDLHISFVTDGDQDSFNDLLHIAPS